In Arvicola amphibius chromosome 1, mArvAmp1.2, whole genome shotgun sequence, one DNA window encodes the following:
- the LOC119821797 gene encoding olfactory receptor 2D3-like: MGEDNRSSVTEFIFLGLSQDPQTQALLFFLFLLIYLLTVLGNLLIIVLIHSDPRLHTPMYFFLRNLSFADLCFSTTTVPQVLVHFLVKKKTISFAGCSIQLVMLLLVGCTDCALLAVMSYDRYVAVCKPLHYSTIMTHWVCVQLAAGSWASGAFVSMIDATFTLRLPYRGSNVINHFFCEPPALLKLATADTYSTEMAIFAMGVIILLAPVSLILISYWNIICTVIQMQSGEGRLKVFSTCGSHLIVVGLFYGSAIFAYMRPNSKTMNEKDKMISVFYSAVTPMLNPIIYSLRNKDVKGAFRRITSR; encoded by the coding sequence ATGGGTGAGGACAACAGATCATCTGTGACAGAATTTATCTTCCTGGGCCTCTCACAGGACCCACAGACCCAAgccctgctcttcttcctctttctcctcatctaCCTCCTCACTGTGCTGGGAAATCTGCTGATCATTGTGCTCATCCACTCAGACCCCAGactccacactcccatgtacttcttccttagGAACCTGTCCTTTGCCGATCTCTGCTTTTCTACCACCACAGTTCCACAGGTGCTCGTCCACTTCCTGGTGAAGAAAAAGACCATCTCTTTTGCTGGATGCTCTATTCAGTTAGTTATGTTACTTCTGGTTGGATGTACAGATTGTGCACTCCTGGCAGTGATGTCTTATGACCGATATGTTGCTGTCTGCAAGCCTCTGCACTACTCCACCATCATGACACACTGGGTTTGTGTCCAGCTGGCTGCAGGGTCCTGGGCCAGTGGTGCATTTGTGTCCATGATAGATGCCACATTCACTTTGCGTCTCCCTTACCGAGGAAGCAATGTCATTAACCACTTCTTTTGTGAACCTCCTGCCCTCCTGAAGTTGGCTACAGCAGACACCTACAGCACAGAAATGGCCATCTTTGCAATGGGTGTGATAATCCTCCTAGCTCCTGTCTCGCTCATCCTCATCTCCTACTGGAACATCATCTGCACCGTGATCCAGATGCAGTCTGGGGAGGGGAGGCTAAAGGTCTTCTCTACCTGCGGTTCCCACCTCATTGTTGTTGGTCTCTTCTATGGCTCAGCAATATTTGCCTACATGAGACCAAACTCCAAGACAATGAATGAAAAGGATAAAATGATTTCAGTGTTCTATTCAGCAGTGACCCCCATGCTTAATCCTATCATttacagcctgaggaacaaggaTGTTAAAGGGGCTTTCCGGAGAATTACTTCTAGatag